The following proteins are encoded in a genomic region of Nakaseomyces glabratus chromosome J, complete sequence:
- the NUP82 gene encoding linker nucleoporin NUP82 (CAGL0J05214g~Ortholog(s) have role in mRNA export from nucleus, protein import into nucleus, ribosomal large subunit export from nucleus, ribosomal small subunit export from nucleus) has translation MSIPNILKNSEAFTGNAAQRFLFSSSDGTKIVSIADRGHLRWCHSTSTTYKSLDFDLQFEGKVEGAVSSTTADYVCIYNRDELHVLEVPWMYSGEENGLKHLCHIYSHKFDENHSIKQVLFHPKSYLDSTILVLTNDDSIFMINTDDNRSDKNMINLNSKNSALGLYDRINDIQKIIFSQDGLSLLILSAEEGCDIFTIYPCLPRRWDISLHEVDTLFAKSLLLYNNMNVNTTPQEKRNIVKQLNFMEKIRGQKTAFRNDKKPLILEDAYLNAQPQGPFSMTPYPNELYDFMATDINIIQITQNISLLAIAFSNGTVLLFLSDLEPIMSWDISRFPGSNSLALLEQIKLEITDNAKFLSIPGTYGKFVVTDNVKSNFFVNTCDWSTILAQIIDDSDIKLLANLKVKSNIENLQQLATTFKSIIYWKNENISCNYIISDKKIEELDMLDGISSTTKHKLIDQSNSQVESKLDLPELKNGLYEVKFARPLTEIQHYEQIYYKNLQNQNFTKIPLEIRSAPLKNSSNENQLESLTKISESYMKMISMAQTLGYIYRKRMIDSIEEFSRQIETTYQINKFWDNFEQIREVQNTKIDKVKEKQQKLMERLSSLYDKVEGQKEMGSMNNSNISAAESEWFAEIKRSVIEFNSYVRKASTNHQELEFIKEQQAQIANQKPDISSENGKEWNDLQQLLRTDLKIISEFEKKCDTAVNGINQLKI, from the coding sequence ATGTCGATCCCCAATATACTCAAAAACTCCGAAGCGTTTACTGGAAATGCAGCTCAGAGGTTCcttttttcatcttctgacGGCACAAAGATTGTATCAATCGCTGACCGTGGGCATCTCCGTTGGTGCCATAGCACTTCTACAACTTATAAAAGCTTAGATTTTGATTTGCAATTTGAAGGTAAAGTGGAGGGTGCGGTTTCAAGTACAACAGCCGATTACGTATGTATCTACAATCGAGATGAGCTGCATGTGTTGGAAGTTCCATGGATGTATTCTGGAGAGGAGAATGGCCTAAAACATCTTTGCCACATTTACAGCCacaaatttgatgaaaatcATAGTATTAAACAAGTTTTATTTCACCCTAAGAGCTATCTGGATTCTACTATACTTGTTCTGACGAATGACGATAGTATTTTCATGATAAACACAGACGATAATAGATCTGACAAGAATATGATTAATCTTAATAGCAAGAACTCTGCCCTCGGGCTATACGATCGAATCAACGATATCCAAAAGATTATTTTCTCACAGGATGGCTTGTCTTTGCTCATACTTAGTGCTGAGGAAGGTTGTGATATATTTACCATTTATCCGTGCCTTCCAAGACGGTGGGATATCTCTCTACATGAAGTAGACACATTATTTGCGAAATCATTGCTTCTTTATAACAACATGAATGTAAACACAACACCGCaggaaaaaagaaatattgtCAAGCAGCTTAATTTCATGGAGAAAATCAGAGGTCAAAAGACTGCCTTCAGGAATGATAAAAAACCTTTAATACTTGAGGATGCTTACCTTAATGCACAACCCCAAGGGCCATTTTCTATGACACCTTATCCTAATGAACTATATGATTTCATGGCAACagatatcaatatcattcAAATTACACAAAACATATCCTTACTAGCAATTGCGTTTAGTAATGGAACtgttcttttatttctttcagaTTTAGAACCTATTATGAGTTGGGATATTTCTAGATTTCCCGGAAGCAACTCATTGGCACTTTTGGAACAGATAAAGCTCGAAATAACAGATAATGCAAAGTTTTTATCGATTCCAGGAACCTATGGTAAATTTGTGGTCACTGACAATGTTAAGTCGAATTTCTTTGTTAACACTTGTGATTGGTCTACAATTCTGGCTCAAATAATTGATGATTCTGATATTAAACTATTAGCAAACTTAAAGgttaaatcaaatattgaaaacCTTCAACAATTAGCTACTACCTTTAAAAGCATAATATACTggaaaaatgaaaacatcTCATgcaattatattattagtgataaaaaaattgagGAGTTGGACATGCTTGATGGAATTTCAAGTACAACGAAACACAAATTAATTGATCAATCCAATAGTCAGGTGGAAAGTAAACTTGACTTACCGGAATTAAAAAACGGTCTTTATGAAGTTAAATTTGCAAGACCATTGACAGAAATACAACATTATGAGCAAATATACTATAAGaatcttcaaaatcaaaattttacAAAAATACCGCTTGAAATAAGAAGTGCACCACTGAAAAACTCAAGTAACGAAAATCAATTAGAATCATTGACCAAAATTTCTGAAAGttatatgaaaatgatatcaATGGCTCAGACGCTCGGTTACATATATAGGAAAAGAATGATTGACTCTATTGAGGAATTCAGCAGGCAAATCGAGACGACctatcaaataaataagtTTTGGGATAATTTTGAACAAATAAGAGAGGTCCAAAATACTAAGATCGATAAggtaaaagaaaaacaacaaaaactAATGGAAAGACTATCATCATTATACGATAAGGTTGAAGGGCAAAAGGAAATGGGATCGATGAATAACTCTAATATTTCAGCTGCTGAAAGTGAGTGGTTTGCTGAGATTAAAAGGTCGGTTATCGAGTTTAACAGTTATGTTAGGAAGGCCTCGACTAATCATCAAGAGTTGGAATTCATAAAAGAGCAACAGGCTCAAATAGCTAATCAAAAACCAGACATAAGCTCGGAAAATGGCAAAGAATGGAATGATCTTCAACAGCTTCTGCGAACAGacttgaaaataatttctGAATTTGAGAAAAAATGCGACACTGCGGTAAACGGTATTAACCAACTTAAAATATAA
- the LAS21 gene encoding mannose-ethanolamine phosphotransferase LAS21 (CAGL0J05236g~Ortholog(s) have mannose-ethanolamine phosphotransferase activity), translating to MLFLLVVAHAIAVLIFGCGFFPQKKVLDGHAALDGTHARDPVFDKLVVVVVDAMRSDFLFDASISKFHFIHEKLADGSAWGFTAHSNPPTVTLPRLKGITTGSTPNFLDAILNVAEDDTSSSLLAQDSWLWQFRNNAGKRIRFFGDDTWLKLFPPVEANEDSQTMFDEYEGTNSFFVSDFTQVDLNVTRHIDRQLRETSEWDVLILHYLGLDHIGHKDGPYSRFMGPKHEEMDSIIRKLYDELDMQSTLLVLMGDHGMNDLGNHGGSSAGETSAGMVFLSDKLAAYKPSKEQSSAKEFPMKIPSLNAGEEKTFHYLKKIQQIDVVPTISSLFNVAIPKNNVGVIIPEFLQLFKDVSLQKAIVKENWNQLSGLTKGKTQIMEETKNFVIEDVIKNMKDVQENLAKTATDYNYPLLFIGCFLSIVITGTIYYRYARHVAININTSILIAIAALMGISVFGSSFIEEEHQFWWWIITGLVLLSMVNLNFSSWKSHIIVLFCLRLIRGWNNSGQKYTYDNVIANLLKGNIDALWWLNLITVTVVGLNLKSLRFGNHTVSLLGFSDLLSMGLLSMITFLYKVNWSIVNGERVPDLFYKWVLETASLIVEDATLYREEDLIHTALIPLARIFFKLFFAVLVSRLMIQKFFQVSDISKSLAVVSRYVTIFLVFQTPSHNIGLFLFFEIINEITVHIIRERYQSDYLLAVIFGIILQFFTFFQSGGTNSIATVDLSNAYNGVSENYNIYVVGLMMCISNFAPTIYWSFYNWRITYANANSSRWQTLVAAKYPFIIIQSTIGCCLLLACIILRYHLFIWSVFSPKLCYYMVWTIFVGIIVHWIPEILLLLT from the coding sequence ATGCTGTTTCTGCTGGTGGTAGCACACGCAATTGCGGTGCTTATATTTGGCTGTGGGTTCTTCCCGCAGAAGAAAGTGCTCGATGGCCACGCCGCGTTGGATGGTACACACGCCAGAGACCCTGTGTTCGACAAGCTCGTGGTCGTGGTCGTCGACGCCATGCGCAGCGACTTCCTCTTCGATGCGTCCATCTCCAAGTTCCACTTCATACATGAGAAGCTCGCGGACGGCAGCGCCTGGGGCTTCACTGCGCACTCAAATCCGCCCACTGTGACGCTGCCGCGGCTGAAAGGCATCACCACTGGCTCCACACCGAACTTCCTGGACGCTATCCTGAACGTGGCCGAGGACGATACTTCCTCGAGTCTGCTGGCACAGGACTCCTGGCTGTGGCAGTTCAGAAACAACGCCGGCAAGCGCATCAGGTTCTTCGGTGACGATACGTGGTTGAAGCTGTTCCCACCTGTAGAGGCCAATGAGGACTCCCAGACCATGTTCGATGAATACGAAGGAACCAACTCTTTCTTCGTGAGCGACTTCACCCAGGTGGACCTCAATGTAACAAGACATATCGACAGGCAACTGCGTGAGACAAGCGAGTGGGACGTGCTGATCCTGCACTACCTCGGTTTGGACCACATCGGGCACAAAGACGGGCCTTACTCCAGGTTTATGGGGCCCAAACACGAAGAGATGGACAGCATCATTAGGAAGCTTTACGACGAGCTAGATATGCAGTCTACTTTGCTCGTGCTGATGGGTGACCACGGTATGAACGACCTCGGCAATCACGGTGGTTCCTCAGCTGGTGAGACCTCCGCTGGGATGGTCTTCTTATCTGATAAATTGGCAGCATATAAGCCTTCTAAGGAACAAAGCAGCGCTAAGGAATTCCCCATGAAAATTCCAAGTCTAAACGCTGGTGAAGAGAAAACATTTCActacttgaagaagatccAGCAAATCGATGTTGTACCCACAATAAGCTCACTATTCAATGTAGCCATACCGAAAAACAATGTGGGAGTTATAATACCTGAGTTCTTGCAATTGTTCAAAGATGTCTCATTGCAGAAGGCTATAGTCAAGGAGAATTGGAACCAACTTTCTGGTTTAACAAAGGGTAAAACGCAAATCATGGAAGAAACAAAgaattttgtaattgagGATGTAATCAAGAACATGAAGGATGTGCAAGAGAATCTAGCCAAAACTGCTACGGACTACAATTACCCATTACTATTCATTGGTTGTTTCCtttctattgttattaCCGGTACTATATATTATAGATATGCTAGGCATGTCGCAATTAACATCAACACCTCCATCCTGATAGCAATTGCTGCGCTTATGGGCATCTCAGTATTTGGAAGTAGTTTTATCGAAGAAGAACATCAATTTTGGTGGTGGATTATTACTGGTCTAGTGCTACTATCAATGGTTAATTTAAACTTTAGTAGTTGGAAATCACATATCATAGTTCTGTTTTGTTTACGTTTGATTAGAGGCTGGAATAACAGTGGCCAGAAGTATACTTATGATAACGTGATTGCAAACTTGCTAAAGGGAAATATCGATGCCCTATGGTGGTTAAACCTGATAACAGTTACAGTAGTAGGCTTAAATTTAAAGTCTTTACGTTTTGGTAATCACACTGTTTCTCTTCTTGGATTTTCAGATCTACTTTCTATGGGTTTATTATCTATGATAACTTTTCTGTACAAGGTAAACTGGTCCATTGTCAATGGTGAAAGAGTTCCAGATTTGTTTTATAAATGGGTTCTTGAAACAGCCTCATTAATAGTTGAAGATGCAACATTATACCGAGAGGAAGATCTAATACACACTGCATTGATTCCTTTGGCAAGgatattttttaaactaTTCTTTGCTGTACTTGTCTCCAGGTTAATGATACAAAAATTCTTCCAAGTATCCGATATCTCTAAATCTTTGGCAGTGGTGAGCCGTTATGTTACTATTTTCCTTGTATTTCAGACACCTAGTCACAACATtggtttatttttgttctttgaaataataaatgagATAACTGTACATATTATAAGGGAAAGATACCAAAGTGACTATCTGCTGGCTGTTATATTTGGTATTATCTTGCAGttttttactttctttCAAAGTGGAGGCACGAACTCCATAGCTACAGTTGACCTTTCAAATGCGTACAATGGTGTCTCTGAGAACTACAATATTTATGTTGTTGGATTGATGATGTGCATCTCTAACTTTGCACCAACGATATATTGGTCGTTCTATAATTGGCGGATCACTTACGCAAACGCAAACTCCAGTAGATGGCAGACCTTGGTCGCCGCCAAGTATCCatttattatcattcaATCGACCATTGGATGTTGTCTACTGCTGGCATGTATCATACTTAGATATCACTTGTTCATATGGAGTGTGTTTTCTCCAAAACTGTGCTATTATATGGTGTGGACCATATTTGTTGGTATCATCGTGCATTGGATACCGGAAATCCTTTTACTATTGACCTGA
- the COA3 gene encoding Coa3p (CAGL0J05247g~Protein of unknown function): MVLEPSRYQDPRTWKMTPAMIRARQPFFKGNMVGLAGLLAVTGGIYVYTYKFLHKDNDFEDVPVPPIDPKELEQLKKEYEEHKKK, translated from the coding sequence ATGGTATTGGAGCCTTCACGTTACCAGGATCCGCGGACATGGAAGATGACGCCTGCGATGATCCGTGCGAGACAGCCGTTCTTCAAGGGCAACATGGTTGGGCTGGCCGGTCTGCTGGCCGTCACGGGCGGCATTTACGTCTACACATACAAGTTCCTGCACAAGGACAACGACTTCGAGGACGTGCCTGTGCCTCCTATCGACCCGAAGGAGCTCgagcaattgaagaaagagtACGAGGAGCACAAGAAGAAGTGA
- the MRPL8 gene encoding mitochondrial 54S ribosomal protein bL17m (CAGL0J05258g~Ortholog(s) have structural constituent of ribosome activity and mitochondrial large ribosomal subunit localization), with the protein MTAGIARRLSRDKPHREMMLRNLVTSLLEHGSVVSTHEKCMEASRLADRVIHWSKSAGHSSKYVSLIQSKLFLSGNNSGLLRKLCGEIAPRYVERPGGYTRVMKLEPRLGDRARQSVLELVDTPVVTAGDVAHPQPSIQRGNMKLWLLARATLTDESLARAHNPQTLLNLKKMLKFRDAGDVARDLLVVRSLLREDMGLEPVDKEQDHAAVTTLIQAAQAATPVSKKKVRNDYKFETARPNGPQ; encoded by the coding sequence ATGACTGCTGGTATAGCTAGGCGGTTGAGTCGGGACAAGCCGCACCGGGAGATGATGCTGCGGAACCTTGTGACGTCGTTGCTGGAGCACGGGAGTGTGGTCAGTACGCATGAGAAGTGCATGGAGGCGTCGCGGCTGGCGGACCGGGTGATCCACTGGTCGAAGAGCGCTGGCCACAGCTCTAAGTACGTGTCGCTGATCCAGTCGAAGCTGTTTCTGAGCGGGAACAACTCGGGCCTGTTGCGGAAGCTGTGCGGCGAGATTGCGCCGCGGTACGTGGAGAGGCCAGGCGGGTACACCCGTGTGATGAAGCTGGAGCCCCGGCTGGGCGACAGGGCGCGCCAGAGCGTGCTGGAGCTCGTGGACACGCCCGTGGTCACCGCGGGGGACGTAGCGCACCCGCAGCCTTCCATCCAGCGCGGGAACATGAAGCTGTGGCTGCTTGCGAGGGCTACGTTGACAGACGAGTCGCTGGCCAGGGCCCACAACCCTCAAACTCTGctgaacttgaagaagatgctCAAGTTCAGGGATGCCGGGGATGTCGCGAGGGACCTGCTGGTCGTGAGATCGCTGCTGAGAGAGGATATGGGGCTCGAGCCAGTCGACAAAGAGCAGGACCACGCTGCGGTGACCACACTGATCCAGGCAGCACAGGCAGCTACACCAGTGTCCAAGAAGAAGGTCAGAAACGACTACAAGTTCGAGACCGCGAGACCCAACGGCCCCCAGTAG
- the DLS1 gene encoding Dls1p (CAGL0J05280g~Ortholog(s) have role in chromatin silencing at telomere and CHRAC localization), with protein sequence MEQPADKPVEMETRNEGAEAVEPAVEAVEAVEVEAAEAAEAAEQKDAEAMNETVDGDTDQGDESRSNAQVIEIEDSDSSPEGDTEMDIDEDQEMKHDDRDETRPTTQSSAKEESRSSSRVVKSEMDESIAQSRREMEELESELGEEARKEKQRVVDELKKQYKLINREYIRRCSRFPISKMRMIAKNDPEYLECTKDALIATAFATELFVQTLTYETLIVNGSVPYGDGNFQQEPKPEPSTPINSDELLLDYKSLSESIALVDHFQFLADIVPRTKNLRELVKENKVRYTATQKN encoded by the coding sequence ATGGAGCAGCCAGCGGACAAGCCAGTTGAGATGGAGACAAGAAACGAAGGAGCAGAAGCGGTAGAGCCGGCGGTTGAAGCGGTTGAAGCGGTTGAAGTTGAAGCAGCTGAAGCAGCTGAAGCAGCTGAGCAGAAGGACGCGGAAGCCATGAATGAGACGGTGGATGGCGACACGGATCAAGGCGATGAGAGCAGGTCGAATGCGCAAGTGATTGAGATCGAGGACAGTGACTCGTCGCCTGAAGGTGACACTGAAATGGATATCGATGAGGACCAGGAGATGAAGCACGATGATCGCGATGAGACGAGACCCACAACGCAGTCGTCTGCGAAGGAGGAGTCCCGGTCTTCTAGCCGTGTGGTCAAGAGCGAGATGGATGAGTCTATAGCGCAGTCCAGAAGGGAGATGGAGGAATTGGAGAGCGAGCTTGGCGAGGAAGCACGCAAGGAAAAGCAACGTGTGGTAgatgaattgaagaagcaGTACAAACTGATAAACAGGGAGTATATCAGACGATGCTCACGATTCCCGATCTCAAAGATGAGAATGATTGCTAAGAATGACCCTGAATACTTAGAGTGTACCAAGGATGCGTTGATCGCAACAGCCTTCGCTACTGAGCTATTTGTGCAGACTTTGACCTACGAGACATTGATCGTCAACGGATCGGTACCGTACGGGGACGGCAACTTCCAACAGGAGCCCAAACCAGAGCCTTCAACACCTATAAACAGCGACGAGTTGCTCCTGGATTATAAATCGCTCTCAGAGTCAATAGCTCTGGTCGACCACTTCCAATTTTTGGCAGACATTGTTCCAAGAACCAAGAACCTACGAGAGTTAGTCAAGGAGAACAAAGTCAGATACACTGCCACCCAAAAGAACTGA
- the MPM1 gene encoding Mpm1p (CAGL0J05302g~Ortholog(s) have extrinsic component of membrane, mitochondrial intermembrane space localization) produces MGLFNGDDEKLKELCDSGVKDELNRESLFDDGLIPHGLKDSALELYDKAGLKDIFESGYGSLWDTLKEIGNYNTNLGSLVSRPQGNDVIQQGITGLYHYGTPNMSQYKECADVDGLSVWDTQGWWRCLFPQGVIRDKLKVDDLSSKEQDSVMSKILTKEAVVNDKDNKYGVFFPEWSLYMKWRVHMNHLIQQRKEEEITKRKNNDLKDWAYGFYDSDDKTPEDIMMKKSLQDFDHKDGPEIIGKSEYVTIQSTNDGKEEVKQLKTFYNNGTTSIESIKKVYPKDGGKPRIERTVRTVPSSRDKGNGF; encoded by the coding sequence ATGGGCTTGTTTAATGGAGACGACGAAAAGTTGAAAGAGCTATGCGACTCCGGGGTAAAGGATGAGTTGAACAGGGAGTCGTTGTTCGACGATGGGCTCATTCCTCATGGGTTGAAAGATAGTGCTTTAGAACTCTATGACAAAGCCGGATTGAAAGACATCTTTGAGTCCGGGTATGGCAGTTTGTGGGATACATTGAAAGAGATAGGAAACTACAACACCAATCTTGGCAGTCTTGTGAGCAGACCCCAAGGCAACGATGTTATTCAACAAGGTATTACTGGTCTATACCATTATGGTACACCCAATATGAGCCAATATAAAGAGTGTGCTGATGTGGATGGTCTCTCTGTTTGGGACACCCAAGGTTGGTGGAGATGCTTGTTTCCTCAAGGGGTCATAAGGGACAAGTTGAAGGTCGACGACTTATCAAGCAAAGAACAAGACAGCGTAATGAGTAAAATATTGACCAAAGAAGCTGTGGTCAACGACAAGGATAACAAGTACGGTGTTTTCTTCCCCGAGTGGTCTCTTTACATGAAATGGAGAGTGCATATGAACCATCTCATCCAGCAAAggaaagaggaagagatCACTAAGAGAAAGAATAATGACTTGAAGGATTGGGCTTATGGATTCTATGACAGCGATGACAAAACTCCAGAAGATATCATGATGAAGAAGTCCCTACAGGACTTCGACCACAAGGATGGTCCTGAGATCATAGGCAAGTCAGAGTATGTTACCATACAATCGACTAACGATggtaaagaagaagtaaAACAACTAAAGACTTTTTACAACAACGGTACGACATCGATAGAGTCGATTAAGAAGGTTTACCCAAAGGATGGTGGCAAGCCTAGGATTGAAAGAACTGTCAGAACTGTGCCATCTTCAAGGGACAAAGGCAATGGCTTCTAA
- a CDS encoding S-formylglutathione hydrolase (CAGL0J05324g~Ortholog(s) have S-formylglutathione hydrolase activity, role in formaldehyde catabolic process and cytosol localization) has product MKQVKSIAVCGGKLLQLKHASEVLHCEMDVNVYLPKQYNTNSQGKKIPTIYYLSGLTCTPQNASEKAFWQAQADKYGFAMVYPDTSPRGDDVAGDPEGSWDFGKGAGFYINATKEPFQKHYHMFDYVHKELPSELAKFFEEQGQSKIDFLDNVSITGHSMGGFGALSGYLLHYSDNKYKSCSAFAPIVNPSVVPWGQKAFKGYFNDPKEGEHYDPCNLVKQVKNTNNSSILIHVGTNDPFLKEQLQPHLLKEAATGTTWENKIDINLVDGFDHSYYFISTFVPEHAAFHAKHLGLA; this is encoded by the coding sequence ATGAAGCAAGTGAAAAGTATTGCTGTGTGTGGAGGCAAGCTGCTACAATTGAAGCATGCATCCGAAGTATTGCACTGTGAGATGGACGTCAATGTTTATCTACCAAAGCAGTACAATACCAACAGCCAGGGGAAGAAGATTCCAACCATCTACTACTTGTCAGGGTTGACATGCACTCCACAAAATGCCAGTGAGAAGGCCTTTTGGCAAGCCCAAGCTGATAAGTACGGGTTCGCCATGGTATACCCAGACACTTCTCCAAGAGGTGACGATGTTGCCGGTGATCCCGAAGGCAGTTGGGACTTTGGAAAAGGTGCTGGGTTCTATATCAATGCTACGAAGGAGCCATTCCAAAAGCATTACCACATGTTTGACTACGTCCACAAGGAACTGCCTTCCGAATTGGCAAAGTtctttgaagaacaagGCCAAAGCAAAATCGATTTCCTGGATAACGTATCTATCACAGGCCATTCAATGGGTGGATTTGGTGCGTTATCGGGCTACTTGCTGCATTACTCAGACAATAAGTACAAATCCTGCTCAGCGTTTGCACCTATTGTAAACCCATCTGTGGTACCATGGGGCCAGAAAGCTTTCAAGGGCTACTTCAATGACCCCAAGGAAGGTGAACATTATGATCCATGCAACCTGGTGAAGCAAGTAAAGAACACAAACAACAGCTCTATTCTGATCCACGTAGGTACTAACGACCCATTCTTGAAAGAACAGTTGCAACCACACTTACTAAAGGAAGCTGCGACAGGGACTACATGGGAAAACAAGATTGATATAAACTTAGTGGATGGTTTCGACCACTCTTACTACTTCATCAGTACATTTGTCCCAGAACACGCAGCTTTCCACGCCAAACACTTGGGTTTAGCATGA
- the SRM1 gene encoding Ran guanyl-nucleotide exchange factor (CAGL0J05346g~Ortholog(s) have Ran guanyl-nucleotide exchange factor activity, signal transducer activity) gives MVKRSASDEAPTAKRVSTKKVLNQLDDYTHRYISVRPLDVFVWGTGSMCELGLGPLAKNKEVKRPRLNPFLPQDKVGIVSIAVGGMHTLALDKDNNIWSWGCNDYGALGRDTSGAKEKLKDANDSSDDEDGDLNELESTPTKLPFKFEGTSEKDAKIVQLVATDNLSSVLLSDGTIYAWGTFRCNEGILGFYQDEIEVQREPWVVPKFAKGKIVQMAGGKDHILFLDEAGIVYAWGNGQQYQLGRKILDRFRLKTLYPLPFGLKKVKYIASGENHCFALTETGKVVSWGLNQFGQCGIGESIEDGGIVAVPSQVMNLPLDNDSIRTISAGEHHSLFLMESGALYTCGRIDMNEIGLLKKELPTYAYKDEHERVRAVPLPTKVVKTLEELDPEDDEDDREYKEMKFKNIAAGSHHSIAISQDGKLYTWGFGETYAVGQGPAGDDIEVPVKITNTATKEVDMVLAGSGGQFSVSAGYKQ, from the coding sequence ATGGTTAAGAGAAGTGCTAGCGACGAAGCACCAACTGCTAAGCGTGTTTCTACTAAGAAAGTTTTGAATCAGCTAGATGACTACACGCACAGATATATTAGTGTCCGTCCACTAGATGTGTTTGTATGGGGTACTGGTTCCATGTGTGAACTGGGGCTGGGTCCATTGGCCAAGAACAAGGAGGTTAAAAGGCCAAGGTTAAACCCATTTTTGCCACAAGACAAAGTCGGCATTGTTTCCATTGCTGTTGGTGGTATGCACACATTAGCTTTGGATAAAGATAACAACATTTGGTCTTGGGGTTGTAATGATTATGGTGCCCTAGGAAGAGATACCAGCGGagctaaagaaaaattgaaggatGCTAATGATTCCAgcgatgatgaagatggtgaCCTAAATGAACTGGAAAGTACTCCCACCAAACTACcattcaaatttgaagGTACCAGCGAAAAAGACGCTAAGATAGTCCAGTTGGTTGCAACTGACAACTTAAGTTCTGTACTTTTAAGCGATGGTACCATTTACGCTTGGGGTACTTTCCGTTGTAACGAAGGTATACTTGGTTTTTACCAGGATGAAATCGAAGTTCAAAGAGAACCATGGGTTGTACCAAAATTCGCGAAGGGTAAAATTGTTCAAATGGCCGGAGGTAAGGACCacatattatttttggatGAGGCAGGTATTGTCTACGCCTGGGGTAATGGTCAACAATACCAACTAGGTAGAAAAATATTGGATAGATTCAGATTAAAGACTCTTTATCCTTTACCATTTGGTCTAAAGAAAGTGAAATACATTGCAAGTGGTGAAAATCACTGTTTTGCTTTAACAGAAACTGGTAAAGTTGTGAGTTGGGGTCTAAATCAGTTCGGTCAATGTGGTATCGGTGAAAGTATTGAAGATGGTGGTATTGTTGCTGTTCCATCGCAAGTGATGAATTTACCATTGGATAATGATAGCATTAGAACAATAAGTGCTGGAGAACATCacagtttatttttgatggAATCTGGAGCACTATATACTTGTGGAAGAATTGACATGAATGAAATTGGTTTGCTAAAGAAAGAATTACCTACATATGCCTATAAGGATGAGCATGAGCGAGTTAGAGCAGTTCCGCTACCTACGAAGGTTGTAAAAACTCTGGAAGAATTGGATCCagaagatgacgaagaCGATAGAgaatataaagaaatgaaattcaagaatatCGCTGCTGGCTCACATCACAGTATTGCTATTAGCCAAGATGGTAAACTATATACTTGGGGTTTCGGGGAAACATATGCAGTCGGTCAAGGTCCTGCTGGCGATGACATCGAAGTTCCGGTTAAAATTACAAACACAGCAACCAAAGAAGTCGATATGGTATTGGCTGGTTCAGGTGGACAGTTCTCTGTTTCTGCCGGGTACAAGCAATAG